In the genome of Noviherbaspirillum saxi, the window ATAGGTCGGCCCCTGCATCCACAAGAAAAACGCAAATGCCGCAACGCCCAGCAACGCCAGGATAAACAGTGTTCCGGCAGCTTTTTTCATATGCCCCCCTTCGGGACGAGTCGAACACGTTCGCTACGAAATGCATGCCTGCAGACCGCACTGCACGACCATAAACTACGTTATGCCATTTTCCGGGAAGATTCCAAGCGGTTTGGCAAGAGTGCTTATGTTTTGTCAATTGTTCTTGATCACAATGAATGAAAGCACTGTCAATTTAGGAGCCTTTGCAAAAGTTTCTTGTTTTCATTTTGCAATGGCGTGCGCGCCATAATTGCGGTAAGTTTCTTTTGCCAGCCGATTATCTATAAGACTCTACCCATGACCTACGAAGAATATCTAGACGAAGTCACTACCCTGCTCACCGAAATGTTCAACATGAGCGATGAAGAAGCGATCAAGCTCGTGATGCGCGTACAGGCCGCCGACTTTTTCACCTTGCACGACGACCTGCCCGAAATGCGCACGCAGGAGCGGGCCGAACGAGATGCGAAAACGATTTTCGAACAGCACAGGAAATCGCACACTTCCAATCCATCGAAGCGGTCGGCCAAGTCCAGAAAATAATCGGTGCTCAAGAAACCGGCGCGCAAGAATCTCCGTCATTCCTCGCCGATCTCCAGCAACACGGGCTGATGATCGGATGCATCGCTCTGATCATCGACATGTATCCGACGTACGCGCGGCGCAAGGTCGTCGCTGATAAATACGAAATCGCAGGTGAATGGATCGCCGGGCCATTGCACCTTGTCGTAGAGCCCCACCGTCGGCGCATGCGGCTGCCCGGGATAAAGCAGCGTCGACGCATCACGATACGGCGGCGTGCCGTCGTCAAAGTCTGCGAGCAAATTCCTTCGCTCTTCCGAATCAGGTCGACAATTGAAATCGCCTAGCAGGATCGCCTGCTTGCCGCGTCCCGGATGAAAGAAAGGACCATCGGAAGTCGAGCCGGCATCCGGCATCGCCGCATGGGCAACGGCTTCACGATGCAGCTCGCGCAAGCGTTCGACCTGTGCACAGCGCTGCAGCGCGGAGTAGTACTCAAGATGGGTAACGGTAATCCGCACGGCGCCGAGCGGCGTTTGCAGGCTTGCTTCCAGCGCTATCCTTTGCATGCTCTTCTTGCCGGGGTCGACCGGCCAGGGAAGTAGATGCCGGAATACCGGGCCAACAGCAAAGCGCGAAAGCATCATGTTGCCGAAACTGCGACGACCGCCTCCCGGCCCTGAAGCATCGACGGCCTTGCCGGCGATTGCGTGGAAGCCGGGCAAACGACGCGCGATTTCCTCGAACTGATTGCGTTCGTCATTTCCCGGCAATTCGGCATAGCCCGAAGACACTTCTTGCAGGCACAGCACATCGAAGTCTGCGATACGGCGCGCATGCGTGATGATGCGATCAATATCGACGCGGCCGTCCGCACCACGGCCCCATTGAATATTCCATGTGATCAGCTTCATGTTGGCTCCATGGCTTCAGGCAACTTTCCAGAACTTGCACTTGCCTGCACGGGCGTCCTTTACACCGTTTTCTCCTTGTAGGAATCGCCCATCCATACGTAATAAGTTCATATGCAGAAGGCTACCGCTTTTCCGGCTCGCCACCGATGCGCAGTATTTGAGCGATCTCTACATGTTGGACGCCCCCTTGAATGGATTGAACAAGCGCATGGCACGTTTCTCGCGATTGCCACGACTCTTCCCGGGAGTCTGTCATGAATATTCAACTGAAGAAACTGTCGGAACAGGTCATCGTCATGACCGGCGCCACCAGCGGTATCGGCCTATCGACCGCGCGCAAGGCGGCCAGGCAGCGCGCCAAACTGGTATTGGTCGCACGCAACGAAGATGCGCTCAGGGTGGTAAGCGACGACTTGAACCTGCAAGGTGCGGAATGCATGTATGTGGTCGCCGATGTGGCGAATGAATCCGATTTGCGCCGCGTTGCCGATGCGGCCATTGCCCGTTTTGGCGGCTTCGACACCTGGTTCAATATTGCCGGCGTGGGCATCTTCGGCAAGAATGAAGAAGTATCGATCGAGGACATGCGCCGCCTGTTCGACGTCAATTTCTGGGGCGTCGTGCACGGGTCGCTGATCGCTGTGCAACACCTGAAGCAGCGCGGCGGCGCATTGATCAATGTTGGCAGCGACGTATCGGACCGTGCGCTTCCCTTGATGGGTGCGTATTCCGCATCCAAGCATGCGGTAAAAGGCTTTACCGATTCGCTGCGCATGGAACTGGAAGAAGAAGGCGCGCCGGTGTCGGTCACGCTGATCAAGCCGGCCGCAATCGATACGATGTTCGTTGCCCATGCCAAGAATTACCTTGAATACGAACCCAAGTTGCCGCCCCCGGTTTATGCACCGCACGTGGTTGCCGACGCCCTTCTCTATGTGGCCCAAAACCCGGTGCGCGACATGTATGTCGGCAGCCGCGCCAAGATGATGGGGGCTGGCGCGCATTACATGCCGCGTGTGATGGACAAGGGCATGGAACGTTTCATTTACCGCTTGATGAAATCCGACCAGCCGGCCGGAGACCGCGACAACAACAGTCTGTACACCCACAAAACCGATTTGCTGGAGCGCGGCGGGGTGGGTGTGCCGCCACGTGAAACCAGCTACTACACCAGCGCAATGACGCATCCCCGCACAACGCGCGCCGTCGTGCTCGGCACCGGCCTTGCATTGGCGGCGGTGTGGCAGATGCGTCGGCGTCAACAACGCAGTGCGTACTGACGGCTGCGGGCATTGACTGGCGCTACAGTGCTTGCTTCTATAGAGTTAAATAGGACACATCTGCCATAACGCAGGTGTGTCCGCATGGGCTTGGATCGTTTAGCGTCCTAAGCCGTTTGTCGGTCCACTGATCCCGGGACCGCTGGGCGAACCACTGGAACCGCTACCCATGGTGCCGACGCCGGGAGAGGTCTGGCTTGTCGTCGCGCCCAAGCCGGACGCGCCGCTGCTGCTGGCGCCAGAGGTGCCAGCAGCCGATGGCGGACAATCTGTGCGCCCGCTGGACGAGGTGGTTCCGGCCCCGCCGGTTCCTCCAGTGCTGCTGTTACGGCTGCTATTGCCGGATACCGCGTCGGTGCATGGGCTGATCGCCGGACGCGAACAGACTGTTTTCAAAAGCCCGCATATCCATTCCGATCGCATGCATGTCCAACCCGGATTGCTGTACTCTCGGAAAGAGCTGCTGCTCTTCAAATTCGATGTGCCTGAGCATCGCATCCGCCAGTTCGCGAAACAGTTGCTCGGTCTGCGGATCCCCCTCTTCCATTGTGCCCAGTCTTGTCATCAGCTGCTTTGCCTGTTGGTGGTCTGCCTCGCACCGGTCGACCAGGCTGGCCGCGATATCGCTCACACGTGGATAGAATACGCCCTCTTCCATTGATGTATGCATCTCGAGCAGCAGCAAAATGCGTGGTCCGATTTCTTTCTTCTGGCTCAAATCCTGCGTGTTCCGGTAAGTCTCAAATAGTTGGCGGATCAGCGAATGGTCGGCTTTCAGGGCATCGACCGGCCGGTCCACCGGAAAGCCCCCTGCGGCACGTTGCATATTGTGATCCGGCTCCATATCGACTCCTTTTCTCAGCTAGCGTAGAAAGAATGATTGTAGGAGCGGCACGCACGATTGCAAGGCGCATTGAAGCGGATCGTTTCCAGTTTTTAATTGTTCGCTTTTTTTCTTGCCACCGCCTCGACCAGCAGGTACACCACGGTCGCCACCGCAAGGGGTGCCAGATAGTAAATTGCCCGATACGTAAGCAGCGCCGCCAGCAATTCGCTTTTGGAGACCTGATCCGAAAGCAGCGTGACGAATACGGCTTCAAGCACACCAAGTCCGGCCGGCACGTGAGTAATCACACCGGCGATGGCGGCCACCAGCAATACCCCTAGCACGACAGGAAATGCAATTTTCTGTTCAAGCAGCATGTACATCACGGCGCTGATCAACAGCCAGTTTGCCGATGACATCATCAGCTGCAGCAATGCAAGCCGCAGCGAAGGCAAGGTGAGCTCATGTCCTTTTATATTCCAGCTGCGCTTGCGCATGGTTGCGCACAGTACAAGGTAAGCAAATGCCAGCGCCAGAAGCACGCCCCCGAGTATGCGCAAACCCAGCACATCCAGCTTCCAGTCTTCCGGCACAGGAATGGGCCGCCACACGAACACCAGGCCGGCCAGCAACAGATAGCCGAGCCAGTTCGTCAGCATGCTCATCGCGACCACCCGGGTCGTGACTTCCGCATCGAGGCCTAGCCGCGAGTAAAGCCGGTAGCGAAACGCCACGCCGCCCACCAGCGAACCCAGGTTGAGATTGAATGCATAGCTGATGAAGTTGACCGTCATTACTTGTCGCACACCAAGCTGGTGGCCGGTGGTGTAGCGACCGATCAGGTCGAAACAGCTGTACAGCGTATAGCTTGCCGCACCGAAGGCGGCGGCGATCAATATGCCTTGCAGCGGCCGCCGCCGCATGGTGTCGAATACCTCATCCCATTCGATCGTGCGTGCCTGCGTGATCAGCAGATATCCGACCAGCGTAAAGAATGCGAGCGTCAGCAGGCGCTTTGTCCAAGGCCACCATGGCTTCGAAGTCAAACCATGCCCTGCTGGTTGATCCGACGGCGCAACGGGGCGTCGGTCCGCCTCTGCGTTCATGGGCACGCCTTGTCTTCCAGTCGGTCGGCGCCATCGTGCACGGCCTTCGATACCGGCAACGATGCCAGCCTTGGCGCATGGGCCGGCAGCAGGCCGGCCCATGATGGATAGCGTCGCAATACATGGAACAGGAAAAAGCTCCTGAACTGACGCCAGGCGCTGGACTCGGTCAGGTCTTTGGCTTCGATCCGCTTGCAGCTGTTGCTCATCAGCTCCTGCAAGTTTTCGCCAAGCTGCCGGTTGAATTCTGGATCGCGAATCATCACGTTGGCTTCGAGATTCAGTGCCAGACTAAGCGGGTCGAGATTGCTGGAACCGACTGTTGCCCACTCGTCGTCGACGACCGCCACCTTGCCATGCAAGGGCCGATCGCAATATTCATAAATTCTTACGTCGCCGCGCAATAGATAGTGATACAGCATGGCAGCGGCAGTCTGAACAATTGCCATGTCGGGATTGCCTTGCAGGATGAGCGACACTTCGACACCGCGCCGCGCAGCGTTGCGCAGATTACGCAGAAATACATAACCGGGAAAGAAATAGGCGTTCGCGATAATGACGCGCTTGCGCGCCAAACGGATCGCCAGCCGGTACTGGCGTTCGATATCGTCGCGGTGCTGGCGGTTATCGCGCCAGATGAAAATAGCATCGGCATTGCCGGCGTGTGCGGGTTTCACTGCCGCCGGCAATGCGGGCTTGCGCTGGAACCAGTGCCGACGCGGCGAGCCGTCTCGGATGGCCTGATGCATGAACTGGTGAATGTCGGCCACGATCGGGCCTTCTGCTTCGACCGCATAGTCTTGTTTCGCCTCGGGTCCGTAATCCCCGAGATGATCTGCAGAATAGTTGATGCCCCCGATAAATGCGCGGGCGCCATCGACCACCACCAGCTTGCGATGCATGCGGCGAAAGTAATTTATTCTTCGAAACAGCATGGGCGCAGGGTCGAATACATGCAACCGTACCCCTGCCTGCGTGAGGGATGAAATAAAGTCGTCCGACAAATCGGGTGAACCGAATGCATCGATGGTGATGTCAACCTGCACACCACGCTGTGCTGCTTCCATCAATACGGCATGCAGCCGCGTTCCTACCTTATCTTCGTACAGGATGAATGTTTCAATCAACACTTCATGGCGCGCAGCCGCAATGACTTCAAATACGCGCGGAAAGAATTCCTCGCCATTTTCGAGTAGCGAAAATTGGTTGCCTTTGGTCCATTGTTGACTCACTGGACTGCTTTCCTTCTTGTGATGATCTTATGATGGCCGGCAGCGATGCCAGTTCGTTTGCGATCCGCATACAACCCGCAATCATCAGAGAAGCACAGTGGTTGCTTGTTCCATGCAGTATGACGGGTCTCTCATGCTGCACGTTGTACTTGCGCAAGCGAAGCAAGGGTTCAATCGATGCCAATCGCTACTCACAGAGAGCGCATTTGCTGATTATCATCAAACGACATCGCGCTTATTGCTAAGCTGTTTTCAAAGGAGTGCCGCCATGAGACCACGCATTGCGCTTCAAGTGCTTGCCTTGCTGCTTGCATCCATTCCCCTGCTTGCCGTTGCACAGGAATTGACAGCCCCTGCCACCATTGGCAAGCCTGCATCCAAGGTGTATAGGCAAGTCATGCCGGATGGAAAAATCATCTACTCCGACAAACCTGTCAAGGGCGCAAAGATCGATGAAACGATTATTCCCGATCCGGCCAACGTCAATACCTGGAAGTCGGAAACCGGCAAACGCCCGGTCGTTCCGCCACGCGTAGAGTCGACGCCAGTTACAAAGACGCCGCCGCTTGCTGCGGCAAGCAAACGTAAGAGCGAAGATGAAGCGAACACGAATGTGATAAAAGCGGAAATGCTGCTGGAAGACGCCAGGAAAAAACAACGCAACGGCGTGGAACCGCTGCCGGGAGAGAGGACCGGCAATGCATCGGGCGGTTCGAGACTGAATGAAATTTATAATGCGCGCCAGCTAGCCTTGCAGCGTGATGTGGTGCAGGCCGAAGCGATGTTGAAAAAAGCCATACGCGAGCGCGATGCCTTACAGGGAACGCCGGCAACACGTTAAGCGTCATTCGATTCACTTGCCCCCGGTCCAGGGTGCGTTGGATGGATTGGCATTGCGCCCGCAATCGCATTCGTCCCAGTTATGATGATCCCAGATTTTCGGATTGAAATCGCTTGAGCTTGCGACAAAGCCTCGTGTGCGATTGCCTTGTATCGGTGCACCGGACAAATTGCCATCGTCGTCCGGTGGAGCGCCTCCGCATGCGCTTAATGCTGCAGCGACGCATACCGCGGTGACCATTGAAGTCCATGCTCTGTTTATCGTTGCTGTATTTTCCGTCAATCTCATTTCACAAGTTGCGTGACGTCACGTCTATTGCCTACACGCATGCTCTGAGATTTCCCGACAGAAAAGGTTCCTGCCGTCAACGACAAAAATATTTTGATACAACAATGCGTTAAGGCATTGATAACTGTTATCAATTATGGCAACAGCTAAATGAAATTAGGGGGCAAGGAAGCGAAAGCCTGGGCGCGCATGGCGCTGATATGCGCTGTGGCGAAAGAATGGCGGATTGGTGAAAATGCGATGCGGAGAAAAAATTTGCGATGAACAATAAAGTACAAAAGACAAGGGCTGAACGGCAACGCCTGTTCAGCCCTTGTTTATCAGATATATGCGTAGTCAATAATTGGGCACCGGCCGGAATGTACCGCCTTCATCAGATGCCGCAGCCTTGCCTTCCGCTTCTGCCTCGGCAAGGGTTTGAATGATCAGACCGGGGTCGATGTCTGGCAGGCGCTGCGACAGATCGTCGATCGCCATCAGATTGCTTCGGTCCTGATCCCATTGTTGATAGACATCCGTGATTTTTTTCCATACACGGCCGTGCTCCTGGTTCATCGGCATGCTGCATCTCCTTCGAGGTTAACTACTCCTGAGTTCCTTCAAACACGAAACAGTTCTCGTTGCCCGGCACAAAATAGACATGCGTCAATGTGCCGATGCGATATGCATTTCGACGCGAGTTACGGCAATGGCTTAACATGTTGGCCATTGATTGAATGACAGGGGAACAAGTGCAACCAGTTATCGCCGTCGACTCGCTGACAAAGACTTATGCATCCGGCTTTAAGGCGCTCAACAGCGTCAACCTCCAGATCCGTCGTGGCGAAATATTCGCCTTGCTCGGGCCAAACGGCGCAGGCAAGACCACGCTCATCAGCATTATTTGCGGCATTGTCAATGCCAGTAGCGGCAAGGTAGTGGCCGACGGACACGACATCGCGCGTGATTACCGCGCCGCGCGCAAGAAAATCGGACTCGTGCCGCAGGAATTGTCCACCGATGCTTTCGAAACCGTATGGGACACCGTCAAGTTCAGCCGCGGCCTGTTCGGCAAGGCGCCGAACGATGCCTACCTCGAAAAGGTACTGAAAGACCTGTCGCTATGGGCCAAGCGCGATTCCAAGATCATGACGCTGTCGGGAGGCATGAAACGCCGGGTGATGATCGCCAAGGCGCTCAGTCACGAACCCACCATCCTGTTCCTGGACGAACCGACGGCCGGCGTTGATGTCGAGCTGCGGCGCGACATGTGGGACATGGTGCGCCGCCTGCGCGAAAGCGGCGTCACCATCATCCTCACTACCCATTACATCGAGGAAGCCGAAGAAATGGCGGATCGTATCGGCGTCATCAACAAGGGAGAAATCCTGCTGGTGGAAGAAAAAACCGCACTCATGCAAAAGCTGGGCAAGAAGCAGTTGACGCTGCATCTTCAGCAGGCGCTTGCATCGGTGCCCGCCGAGCTTGCCGGCTATCGGCTCGAACTGTCGGAAGACGGCAACCAGCTGGTCTATACCTTCGATGCGCAAGGCGAGCGCATGGGCATTCCGGACTTGCTGCGGCGGCTTGGCGAACATGGCATTCATTTCCGCGACCTGCAAACCAGCGAAAGCTCGCTGGAAGATATCTTCGTCAGCCTGGTGAGGGGGAATGCATGAATCTGCACGCGATCAAGGCAATCTATATTTTTGAAATGGCGCGTACCTGGCGCACTCTGCTGCAGAGCATCGCGTCGCCGGTGATTTCGACCTCGCTATATTTCATCGTGTTCGGTTCGGCGATCGGTACGCGCATGGCGGAGATCGATGGCATCAGCTACGGCGCCTATATCGTACCCGGCCTGATCATGCTGTCGGTGCTGACCGAGAGCATCTCCAACGCATCGTTTGGCATCTATATGCCCAAGTGGGCGGGGACGATCTATGAAGTGCTGTCCGCACCGATATCCGCATTCGAGATCGTGATCGGCTATGTCGGCGCGGCCGCGAGCAAGTCGGTAATCCTCGGCTTGATCATCCTGCTGACCTCATGGCTGTTCGTCGATTATACGATCGTGCATCCATGGTGGATGCTGGGATTTCTGGCGCTGACCTCGCTTACCTTTTGCCTGTTCGGCTTCATCATTGGTGTCTGGGCCGATGGATGGGAAAAGCTGCAGGTGGTGCCGATCATGATCGTGACGCCGCTGACCTTCCTGGGCGGCAGCTTTTATTCGATCAACATGCTGCCGCCGTTCTGGCAGAAGGTGACCTTGTTCAATCCCGTTGTCTATCTGGTCAGCGGATTCCGCTGGAGCTTTTATGGCGTGTCGGACGTCGGCATCGGCGTCAGTCTCGGCATGACGCTGGTCTTCATGCTGTTATGCCTGGCGGGTATCTGGTGGATATTCCGCACTGGCTACCGGCTGAAGAACTGATTTGGCCGACATGACTGTCAACGGTATGGAAAAGGGAATCGCAATGCGACACGTTCTAGGGCTTGCCATGTTCGCTGCATCCACCAGCTTCTCTGTGCCGGTCTCTGCGCATGACACCACCGCCGCCATTGCACCCCTGCCCGGCCGCATCGTGATCGCCCATCGTGGCGCCAGCGCGCTGCGGCCCGAGCATACGCTGGAAGCGTACGCCAAGGCGATCGAAGATGGCGCCGACGCGATCGAACCGGATATCGTGATCACCAAGGATGGCGTCCTGGTGGCGCGTCACGAAAACGAGATTTCCGGCACCACCAATGTCGCCGACAAGCCGGAATTCGCCGACCGCAAAACGACGAAGCGCATCGACAATGTGGCCGTCACCGGATGGTTCATCGAAGATTTCACGCTGGCTGAGCTCAAGACCTTGGGCGCCATCGAGCGCATACCGGACAATCGCCCGGACAACACCCGGTTCAATGGCCAGTTTGCGGTTCCGACGCTGCAGGAGATCATCGACCTCGCCAGGACCAGATCGGCGCAAACACGGCGCACGATTGCGATCTATCCCGAGACCAAGCACCCAAGCTATTTCAACGCTATCGGGCTGCCGCTGGAAAAGCGGCTGGTCGATCTCTTGCATGCAAACGGTTATCGCGGCCGGCATGCGCCGGTCTTCATCCAGTCGTTCGAGGTCGGCAGTTTGAAGGAAATGCGCGCGATGACCGATCTGCGCCTCATCCAGTTGATGTCGGCGTCGGGCCAGCCGGAAGACTTCAGGCTGGCCGGCGACAAGCGGCGCTATCGCGACATGGCGAGCGCCTCAGGTTTGCAGGAAGTGGCGACCTATGCGAATGGCATCGGTCCGAGCAAGGACATGGTCATTCCGCGCGACAGCAGCAAGAACCTGACCGCGCCTAGCGATCTGGTGCGCAACGCGCATGCCGCCAAGTTGCTGGTGCATCCTTACACCTTCCGTCCGGAAAATCCCTTTTTGCCGACCGATCTGCGCCAGGGTGATGCCGCATCGCCTTCGCAGCGGGGCGACCTGATCGCGGAAATCCGGGCTTTCCTGCGGGCCGGTGTGAATGGCGTATTTACCGATGATCCGGCAGCAGGCCGCGCGGCGCTGAACAGCGAACCAGGCAAGTAATACGATCGAACGTCCATTGACAGTCGATCAGCGGACCTCGTCCGGCGTGTCCGCCGGCTTGTCGGTCGCCGGCAATTCCTGCGGAACGGGCTGGTAACCGGGATTGACCAGCGGGTCCTGACCAGGAACATCGGTACGCGGCTGGATAGGCGCCGGATCGGGACGAGGTGCTTCGCGCGTCATCTTCGCTCCCGGTTTCAGGCCGCTTCCGCGGCGCGAAGCAAGGCATCTTCGAACACGTCCACCGGCTGCCCGCCCTGGATCAGATAACGGTCGTTGATGATGACGGCCGGTACCGAATGGATGCCGTGTTCCAGATAAAACCGCTCTTGCTGCCGGGTGTCGTCGGCGAATTCGTCGGACAACAGGATTTGCCGCGCCCGCTCGGCATCCAGTCCGGCCGTGCCGGCGGCGCGTAGCAGCACCTCGTGCGAACTCGGGTCTTCACCCTCGGTGAAATAAGCGGAGAACAAGGCATGCTTGAGTTCCCGCTGCCGCCCTTCGCCTTGCGCCCAATGCAGCAGGCGGTGGGCGTCAAAGGTGTTGTAGATGCGGTCGCGCCTGTCCATGCGGAAGCTAAAGCCGACTGCCGCACCGCGTTCGCGGATGGCCTCACGGGTATGCTCGGACTGCTCCGGCGTCGCGCCGTATTTTTCGGCCAGGTGTTCGGTGATGTCCTGTCCTTCCGGCGGCATTTGCGGATTCAATTCAAACGGCTGGAAATGTAAGTCTGCGCTCACCTTGTCAGCAACACGCGTCATTGCCTGTTCGAGCGACTTGAGCCCGATAATGCACCAGGGGCAGGAAACGTCGGATACAAAGTCGATCTTGAGTCGCGTACTCATTGTTTTACTCATTGTTTATCACTCCGGTCTTGAGGCGTATCGGTTTTTGAAGACTTGGGATCGCCGCTACCGACCACTGCCTTGAGCCGCTGGATTCTCGCATATTCGGACGGATCTTCCTTCGCCAGCCTGTTTTCGCGCCATTTGTAATAGACCGCCAAACCGAGCATCGCAGCCGCACCGACCGCCAGCTTTCCCTTGTGGTTGCCCAGCATGCCCTTTACTGCGGCGGCTTGTTGCCCCGGGCCGGCCGGCGAGCCGGAATCCATTCCCGAATTGGATTTCGCATCGCTTGGCACAACCGGAGGATTCAAATCAGAAGATTCCTGGATATGCATAAGGGACCGGACCTTTCCTGTTCGGGTTTCACGAAATTGGATGACAACATGATTAGTCCTTGCAAAAAGCAAGTAGTTCATCGGAGGAACCCGGTATGCCAAAGGGAAATATCGGCCCTGTTACCGCGCACCGGAAACCATGACCCATTCCCGCTCTTCGACCTGCGTCAATTGCCGCAGGCAGTCGGCTTCCTTGTCCGACAAACCGTCGATCATCCTGGGATCGTCGATGTCGAGCGCACCATGCCGCGCCAGCAATTCCAGTTTGCTCAGATAGTTACCCATCAGCAGAACCTTGCCGACCGGCGACAGATGGGCGCTGTTCTTGTTTTCGCCCTGTTCCCGGATCGCGGTCATGACCGACTCGGGGAAATGCCATTCGGTGCCGATGTTGTAGGCCAGTGTGCGTCCATAGGCCGCCAAGGCATTACAAAAGGTCGGAGATCCGACCGGTTGGCGACCATCCGATATCTGGTCGATGACGCGCAACGACACGGTCAGGCCGACGTTCTGCACCAGTCCGGCGAGGAATACTTCCAGCGGCTCTACCGCTTCGTCCACTGCCAGCAGCCGGTTGGCAAGCGCACAGCGCTCGGACTGCGCCCACAGCCGCGGTGCCACCATCTTGGTAAAACTGCCGGACTTGAGATTGATGATGGGCTTGAAGGCGACGCTGGTGATCAATTGGCGCAAGCCATCCTGCCCCAGTACCAGGATGGCATGGTCGATGCTGGTGATCGGCTTGCCGGTGCTGTAGGCGACGCTGTTGGCCAGCCGCAGCACCTCGGCGACCAGCACCAGGTCGGTTGAAATCTTGCGCGCCAGCTCCGCCCCGGCAAAGTCGCCGCTGCGCAGGCTTTGTAGCAATTGCGGAATCACGCCAGGCATGCGCCGCACCAGGTGGGCGCCGGATTCATTGGACTTCACCACGCCATCGAGCGCCGCCAGGATCGCATTCTCGTTCCCGTTGGTGAAGATATCGGGGTGGCTTTCGGCATCGAACAGCCAGCTGGCGAAGATGAAATCGACCTGGTCGCGTTGCATCGACGAGACGCTGTCCGAGGCGAAGCGTGCCGTCTTGACCGGGGCCGGCGCAGTCGGCGCGGCCTGGGTTGTGGAATTCAGTTTGGGAGCCGGCTTGCCGGAATCAGAAAAGATGCGTCGCAGCCAGTCGTACATAGCGTCAGGAACAGAGGTTATCGGCACCCGGCATGCTGCCGGGTTTGCCTCGATTTAAACATGCTATTGACGCCGCGTCGACTGCGATCTGTACCTACCCTGCCTTTACTCCCTGCTCTGCTTGGCGCAAGGACGCCAGCAAGCGCATGCCTGCGGGCCAGTTAC includes:
- a CDS encoding endonuclease/exonuclease/phosphatase family protein, encoding MKLITWNIQWGRGADGRVDIDRIITHARRIADFDVLCLQEVSSGYAELPGNDERNQFEEIARRLPGFHAIAGKAVDASGPGGGRRSFGNMMLSRFAVGPVFRHLLPWPVDPGKKSMQRIALEASLQTPLGAVRITVTHLEYYSALQRCAQVERLRELHREAVAHAAMPDAGSTSDGPFFHPGRGKQAILLGDFNCRPDSEERRNLLADFDDGTPPYRDASTLLYPGQPHAPTVGLYDKVQWPGDPFTCDFVFISDDLAPRVRRIHVDDQSDASDHQPVLLEIGEE
- a CDS encoding SDR family oxidoreductase, with the translated sequence MNIQLKKLSEQVIVMTGATSGIGLSTARKAARQRAKLVLVARNEDALRVVSDDLNLQGAECMYVVADVANESDLRRVADAAIARFGGFDTWFNIAGVGIFGKNEEVSIEDMRRLFDVNFWGVVHGSLIAVQHLKQRGGALINVGSDVSDRALPLMGAYSASKHAVKGFTDSLRMELEEEGAPVSVTLIKPAAIDTMFVAHAKNYLEYEPKLPPPVYAPHVVADALLYVAQNPVRDMYVGSRAKMMGAGAHYMPRVMDKGMERFIYRLMKSDQPAGDRDNNSLYTHKTDLLERGGVGVPPRETSYYTSAMTHPRTTRAVVLGTGLALAAVWQMRRRQQRSAY
- a CDS encoding hemerythrin domain-containing protein, which translates into the protein MEPDHNMQRAAGGFPVDRPVDALKADHSLIRQLFETYRNTQDLSQKKEIGPRILLLLEMHTSMEEGVFYPRVSDIAASLVDRCEADHQQAKQLMTRLGTMEEGDPQTEQLFRELADAMLRHIEFEEQQLFPRVQQSGLDMHAIGMDMRAFENSLFASGDQPMHRRGIRQ
- a CDS encoding lysylphosphatidylglycerol synthase domain-containing protein, whose product is MNAEADRRPVAPSDQPAGHGLTSKPWWPWTKRLLTLAFFTLVGYLLITQARTIEWDEVFDTMRRRPLQGILIAAAFGAASYTLYSCFDLIGRYTTGHQLGVRQVMTVNFISYAFNLNLGSLVGGVAFRYRLYSRLGLDAEVTTRVVAMSMLTNWLGYLLLAGLVFVWRPIPVPEDWKLDVLGLRILGGVLLALAFAYLVLCATMRKRSWNIKGHELTLPSLRLALLQLMMSSANWLLISAVMYMLLEQKIAFPVVLGVLLVAAIAGVITHVPAGLGVLEAVFVTLLSDQVSKSELLAALLTYRAIYYLAPLAVATVVYLLVEAVARKKANN
- the clsB gene encoding cardiolipin synthase ClsB — its product is MSQQWTKGNQFSLLENGEEFFPRVFEVIAAARHEVLIETFILYEDKVGTRLHAVLMEAAQRGVQVDITIDAFGSPDLSDDFISSLTQAGVRLHVFDPAPMLFRRINYFRRMHRKLVVVDGARAFIGGINYSADHLGDYGPEAKQDYAVEAEGPIVADIHQFMHQAIRDGSPRRHWFQRKPALPAAVKPAHAGNADAIFIWRDNRQHRDDIERQYRLAIRLARKRVIIANAYFFPGYVFLRNLRNAARRGVEVSLILQGNPDMAIVQTAAAMLYHYLLRGDVRIYEYCDRPLHGKVAVVDDEWATVGSSNLDPLSLALNLEANVMIRDPEFNRQLGENLQELMSNSCKRIEAKDLTESSAWRQFRSFFLFHVLRRYPSWAGLLPAHAPRLASLPVSKAVHDGADRLEDKACP
- a CDS encoding ABC transporter ATP-binding protein — protein: MQPVIAVDSLTKTYASGFKALNSVNLQIRRGEIFALLGPNGAGKTTLISIICGIVNASSGKVVADGHDIARDYRAARKKIGLVPQELSTDAFETVWDTVKFSRGLFGKAPNDAYLEKVLKDLSLWAKRDSKIMTLSGGMKRRVMIAKALSHEPTILFLDEPTAGVDVELRRDMWDMVRRLRESGVTIILTTHYIEEAEEMADRIGVINKGEILLVEEKTALMQKLGKKQLTLHLQQALASVPAELAGYRLELSEDGNQLVYTFDAQGERMGIPDLLRRLGEHGIHFRDLQTSESSLEDIFVSLVRGNA
- a CDS encoding ABC transporter permease translates to MNLHAIKAIYIFEMARTWRTLLQSIASPVISTSLYFIVFGSAIGTRMAEIDGISYGAYIVPGLIMLSVLTESISNASFGIYMPKWAGTIYEVLSAPISAFEIVIGYVGAAASKSVILGLIILLTSWLFVDYTIVHPWWMLGFLALTSLTFCLFGFIIGVWADGWEKLQVVPIMIVTPLTFLGGSFYSINMLPPFWQKVTLFNPVVYLVSGFRWSFYGVSDVGIGVSLGMTLVFMLLCLAGIWWIFRTGYRLKN